The following proteins are co-located in the Besnoitia besnoiti strain Bb-Ger1 chromosome Unknown contig00007, whole genome shotgun sequence genome:
- a CDS encoding tRNA (guanine(9)-N(1))-methyltransferase (encoded by transcript BESB_072860), translating to MAEDLSSVATNSEEFPAEARGGNRSPAAARAPESPSNEEASRSEASACWPGGNIDASACRGALSSPADELTTAAMVCPPHGSPESKNQMRKRRRQERHEQRKQLWKEKKKELRANKRVQRPTSGASEEAALIDSSRLVTSRDECCSANCGDARGHGREASSVASHSTCHGDPCVDQTAQRRAPRPLLCNLAGVQSPGSDGCCCSDSPSKCASSMPHASKAGPSTPPAAHSGAGERDSSRATSLFLKSTAGSRCTRCRACRRGSVGIVIDCDFEDFQTEREIMSLSQQLMYSYGAARRHNKTVQCLLDSGEAAGLCSCEAPKGNGTRESDAGRDQAAAEEQNPLSDAPDHDDGVGAAAACEPLRAEAAQGAHMPSSGQADDERQGREKTAQLLNGAAPASPREDAASTEVGEAARSAREAAQAPLPRERSASAAADAAGASEDGPGVCQFCGRRKKVPPVGFAVTGVGPQLAHHLSNFQGFERWQCEAYTQPFNELYAPQGAGVGAAVRGSAASGSEGRETKAEASHAGQTEEAGNPGSKCLREPNIVYLSGDAEDLLEDIRPGCHYVIGGLVDRNRHKGLTARKGNRENIPIARLPIREYLGRKLDGCAILTVNQVVDILLGYLATRDWHAALVRAFPARKGRSDF from the exons GAGGAGGCTTCCAGGAGCGAAGCTTCAGCCTGCTGGCCTGGAGGAAATATAGATGCCAGCGCATGCCGTGGAGCTCTCAGTTCGCCCGCTGATGAGCTTACGACGGCTGCGATGGTGTGCCCGCCTCACGGTTCGCCCGAGAGCAAAAATCAGATGCGGaaacggcggaggcaggaaaGACACGAACAGAGGAAGCAGTTGTggaaggaaaagaagaaggaactGAGAGCAAACAAAAGGGTACAGCGTCCTAcaagcggcgccagcgaagaggcggcgctcaTCGACAGTTCAAGACTCGTGACGTCGCGGGACGAATGTTGCTCAGCGAATTGTGGAGATGCCCGCGGTCACGGCAGAGAGGCATCGTCAGTTGCGTCGCATTCTACCTGCCACGGGGACCCGTGCGTGGATCAGACCGCACAGCGACGAGCTCCGCGTCCCTTGCTGTGCAACCTCGCAGGAGTTCAATCGCCAGGGAGCgacggctgctgctgctcagaCAGTCCCAGCAAGTGTGCTTCTTCGATGCCGCACGCCTCTAAAGCCGGTCCCTCCAcgccccctgcggcgcattcaggggctggcgagcgcgactCGTCGCGTGCGACGAGTCTTTTTTTGAAGTCGACAGCAGGCTCACGGTGTACCCGCTGTCGTGCGTGTCGGCGAGGATCTGTGGGAATCGTTATCGACTGCGATTTCGAGGACTTCCAGACCGAGCGGGAGATCATGAGTCTCTCGCAGCAGCTCATGTACTCGTACGGTGCCGCCAGGCGGCACAATAAGACAGTACAATGTCTGCTAGACAGCGGCGAAGCCGCTGGACTCTGTTCATGCGAAGCGCCCAAAGGCAATGGGACGCGGGAATCCGACGCGGGAAGAGACcaggctgctgctgaagagCAGAATCCGCTGTCCGACGCACCCGACCACGACGACGGGgttggcgccgctgcagcctgtGAGCCGCTcagggcggaggcagctCAAGGAGCGCACATGCCGAGCTCGGGTCAGGCGGACGATGAACGACAGGGACGTGAAAAAACTGCTCAGTTGCTTaacggcgcagcgccagcgtcgcCACGCGAAGACGCTGCATCCACAGAAGTCGGTGAGGCTGCCAGATCAGCCAGGGAGGCAgcacaggcgccgctgccgcgggaacgtagcgcgtctgccgctgccgaTGCTGCGGGTGCAAGCGAGGATGGGCCTGGCGTCTGTCAGTTTTGCGGCCGGCGGAAAAAAGTGCCGCCTGTTGGATTTGCCGTAACGGGCGTCGGCCCGCAGTTAGCGCACCACCTCAGCAACTTCCAGGGCTTTGAGCGCTGGCAGTGCGAGGCCTATACGCAGCCGTTCAATGAGCTGTACGCGCCGCAAGGCGCCggggtcggcgccgccgtcaggGGTTCCGCAGCGAGCGGGAGCGAAGGGCGTGAGACGAAGGCCGAAGCCTCGCACGCAgggcagacagaggaggcaggAAACCCTGGATCGAAATGCCTGCGAGAGCCGAATATTGTCTATTTGagtggagacgcagaggacctGCTCGAGGACATTCGCCCAGGCTGTCACTACGTTATCGGCGGCTTGGTCGACCGCAACCGCCACAAAGGGCTGACGGCTCGAAAAGGCAACCGAGAAAACATTCCCATCGCTCGCCTGCCTATCCGTGAATATTTGGGTAGAAAACTCGATGGCTGCGCCATTCTCACTGTCAACCAG GTAGTTGACATTCTTCTGGGGTATTTGGCCACTCGCGACTGGCACGCAGCACTCGTCAGGGCATTCCCTGCGCGAAAAGGGAGATCAGACTTTTGA